The genomic segment CTTGGTGGCGCCGCGGCCGGCGATTCCCGTACGCCGGGAGGCCGTCGGACGGTTCAGGGTCGTGCGCTTGATGTTCCGCGTCGGGCGGCCGGTCGCGCTGTTACGGGCGGCCGCGCTGCTGCTCGGCGCTTCACCCTCAGCCTTTTGTCCGCCTTTGGGCGTTTTATCGGGTGAGCCGGGGTCGGCGCGACCGCTCCGGACATTTCCGGTATTGCGGATTGGTCCGGTCGGACGGGTGCGCGACGATCCGGGGCGGCGGGACGGACCCTGACCGCTCGGTGATCGTCGCTGTGTCGTCACCCCAACCCCTCCGTCACGTGTTGTGGCGCCCGCTGAAACCTATGCCCGTTTCCGGGGGCGCCACAACTCCATGATCTAGTGGGCGCTCGTCACGCCGTGCGGTAACGCGGGAAAGCGCCCGCACCGGCGTACCGGGCCGCGCCCTCCAGCTGCTCCTCGATGCGCAGGAGCTGGTTGTACTTCGCGACGCGGTCGGACCGGGCCGGGGCGCCGGTCTTGATCTGGCCGCTGCCCACCGCGACGGCCAGGTCGGCGATCGTGGTGTCCTCGGTCTCACCGGAGCGGTGGCTCATCATCGTCTTGAAGCCGGCCCGGTGGGCCAGGTCGACGGCGTCCAGCGTCTCGGTCAGCGAGCCGATCTGGTTCACCTTGACCAGCACGGCGTTGGCCGCGCTCTCGGCGATGCCCCGGCCGATGCGGGTCGGGTTGGTCACGAACAGGTCGTCACCCACGATCTGGATCTTGTCGCCCAGCTCGCCGGTCATCGCGCTCCAGCCGGCCCAGTCCTCCTCGGACAGCGGGTCCTCGATCGAGACGATCGGGTAGTCGGCGGCCAGCTTCGCGTAGTAGGCGATCATCTCGTCGGTCGACTTCGGGGTGCCCTCGAAGACGTACGCCCCGTCCTTGTGGAACTCGGTGGCGGCGACGTCCATGGCCAGCACGATGTCGCTGCCCAGGGAGAACCCGGCGGCCTGCACGGCCTCGGCGATCAGGTCGAGCGCGGACGCGTTGGACGGCAGGCTCGGCGCGAAGCCGCCCTCGTCGCCCAGGCCCGTCGACAGGCCCTTCTTCTTCAGCACCGACTTGAGCGCGTGGTAGACCTCGGCGCCGGTGCGCAGGGCCTCGCGGAAGGTCGGGGCGCCGATCGGCGCGATCATGAACTCCTGCACGTCGACGTTCGAGTCGGCGTGGGCGCCACCGTTGAGGATGTTCATCATCGGCACCGGCAGGACGGCCGCGTTGGGGCCGCCGACGTAGCGGAACAGCGGCAGCTCGGCGCTCAGCGCAGCCGCCTTGGCCACCGCGAGGGAGACGCCCAGGATCGCGTTCGCGCCCAGCTCGCTCTTGTCGGCCGTGCCGTCCAGGTCGAGCATCTTCTGGTCGATGAGGCGCTGCTCGCTGGCCTCGTAGCCGACGAGCTCGTCGGCGATCTTGTCCTCGACGTTGGAAACCGCCTTCTCGACGCCCTTGCCGAGGTAACGGCCCTTGTCGCCGTCCCGCAGCTCGATGGCCTCGAAAGCACCCGTGGAGGCGCCCGAGGGCACCGCGGCGCGGCCTACCGTGCCGTCGTCCAGCCCGACCTCGACCTCGACGGTCGGGTTGCCCCGGGAATCCAGGATCTCGCGGGCGACGATCGCTTCAATGGTGGCCATGTGTCGTGTCGCTCCTTCATTCAGGCTGCCTTTGGCTGCCGTTCACACCGACCGCGACCCTGCGGCCGACCACGGCACTGAGCGTATCGAGCCGTCGTCACGCTCGTACGGTTGCCCTTGGGTTTTGGCTAAGGTCCGGCCCGGGTTCACCGATTACCCCGTCACTATGAGCACACCTACGCTTCCCGCCGACGGGTCGTTCATCGAGCTGACCTCGTACGGCGAAACGCTGCCCGGAGTTCGCGTCGTGCACACCGAGGGCCCCGTCCTGACGCTCTCGCTGGCGCTCGACAACGTGCCGCCGGCCGGCTCGACCGTCACGCTGCGCTGGGCGACGGCGCCGCGCGGCCGGTACGCCTCGCTCGCCACCGTGACCGCGGTCGACGGCAACCGGGTCGACGTGCAGCTGGCCGGGGAGGCGTCCCTGGAGCAGAGCCGCGACTTCGTGCGCGGCGGCGGCGGCGAGCCGATCGTGCTGATGCTGCCCGAAGGGCCGGCCCAAGGCTTCGTACGGGACCTGAGCGAACGGGCCGTACGGGCCCAGTTCACCGACGTCGAGGTGCAGCCCGGCACGGACCTCACGTTGCGCGTCCAGGTCGGCGACGAGGTGGTCGAATTCCCGGCGCAGACCGTCAAGGTGAGCTCGATGCGCCAGCAGATCCCGCGCCGCGGCCCGATGATCGTCGAGCTGGTGGCGGTCTTCACGGGCACCGACGAGCACTCGGCCCGGGTGGTCCGGCGCTACATCATGCACGAGCAGTTGATGGCGCGAGCACGCAGCGCAGCCTCGCCATAACTGGTTTGCCTGAGGTTGCGCGCATGGGCCAAGGTGTCAGACGTGCCCACTGTTACGCGCCTGACCGCCGGCCTGACCGCTGCGGGCCTGGCGCTGCTCGGCGCGGCCGGCTGCGGCGACCTCGACGAGGCGAACGCGGCCCCGCTGAGCCGGGAGTCCCTGATCACCGAGGCGGCCGGGCAGCTGGCCGCGGGCTCGGCCCTGACCTACTCCGCGAAATATCAGGTGGCCGGCGGTGAGGTCGCCACGGTCAACCGGGCCCAGCGCCCGCTCCGCGCGTCGTACGTCTACCCCGGCGGCCGCCTGATCGTGACGTCGACCGTGACGATCAGGTGCTCGACGTCGACCTGCGAATCCCGCACGGCCGACCCGGCCGCCGCGACCGCTCTCGACGACGGCCCGCTGATCTCGGCCGAGGCCGTACAGGCGATGCTGGCCACGGCCGCGCTCGACCCGGTCGTCGAAACCACCCCGCACGACACGACGATCGCCGGCCGCCACGCCACATGCCTGTCGCTCGCCGGCGTCGACGAGACCCCGTCCCGCGAGTTCGACCTGTGCGTGACCAACGAGGGCGCCCTGGCCAGCTTTACCGCCACCATCAACGGCAAGCGCATCGACCAGGCCCTGACGTCGTACCGGGACGACCTGCCGGACGACGCGTTCCTGGTCCCCACCGGCATCAAGCTGATCGACAAGTCGGCCGAGTAGCGAACCTCGCGGCCGGCCTCCCCGACTGAACACTCAGGGAGGCAGGCAGGAGCGACGAGCTCTTGATCGTCCGCCGCCAGTGCGGCGAACGTGACGCTTTCGCCGAGCTGGTGCGCGCGTGGCACGGCCCGGTCGAGCGGTACGTCGGCCGGATGCGCCGTCTTCGCGATCGGGGCGCTGATCGTTTCCTCCGGAATACGGGTGGGGCCGCTCCTGACCATCGGTGTGCTCGGCGTCGCGGCGGTGCTCACCCTGGCCGGCGCGCTGCGGAACCTCGCCCTGCAGCGTCGCCAAGCCGAACTGGGTAGTTGAGCCCGCGCCCCTAGCTCCGCAGCACAACCTCGAGCAATCCCCGTACGGCCCGGGCTCGCGCCCGCTGCCACCCACGGAGAGTGGGATGCCCCGGCGGCGCGGGCAGGGTCGACCGATAACGCCACATCCCCGCGAGGGCCGCGACGAACCGCCCCGCCCCGGCCGGAAGCAGGCCCGCGGCGGCCGCCAGGGCCGCCTGCGGCCCGTCGCGATGCCCACTGCCGACGATGTCGGTGGCCAGCCGCGCCCGGTCGAGCCAGCCGGCCCCGCGCACCCGAAACTCCAGTCCACCAGCACGGCCCCGCCCGCGCCGAGCACGGCGTTGTCGGCGCGGATGTCCTGATGGACCAAGGTCTGCCCGGCGGTCCACTCCGGCCAGCCCGCCGCCCGGTCGGCCAGCGCGCGGGCATGCTCCCGTTCCCACGGGTCGAGCAGATCGGGGTGCTCGGTGCGCAGGCGATGCCAGCCGTCCAGATCGGTCAGCAGGCCGGCGATCGGCGGCAGCACCGGCGGCGCCTCCACCGCGGCGATCGTCTCGCAGGCCGCCGCGACCAGACGGACCCCGCTGTCGGTCCACGGCGGTCCGGCCGGGACCCCGGCGGCGACCGACATGACCAGCGCACACCACTCATCGACCTCGACCGCACCGATCAGCTCGGGCGCGGGCACCCCCGGCGGAAGGGCCGCCAGCGCCACCGCCTCCTGCCGGTAGAACCGATGCGACGCGCTGCTCGCGCTCGCGGCGACGGCCTTGACGAAGACCTGCCGCCCGTTCGCCAGCCGCAGGACCGCGGCCGGGCCGGGCGACATGCCGCCACCTACATCGCGGCCCGCCCGAATCGGCGAACCGCAGACTTCCTCCACCGCCCGCCGTACCCCTTCGGGCATCGATCGCCAGGGCGGGCGCCGCGCGAACAAGCCTGCCGCCGAGCCTGGCACGGCACCGCGCAACCGCGGCCGGGCCGGCATCACCGAGTCCGGCTCGGCGCCACGCAACCACGGCCCGGCCGGCACCAACGAGTCTGGCCCGGCGCCACGCGACCGTGACCGGGCCGGCGCAGCCGAGTCCGGGTGTGAGGCCCACGGCGCATGTCGATCCGGCGAGTCGGGCCGTGGCTGAGCCCGATCCGGCGAGTCAGGCCGTGGCTGAGCCCGATCCGGCGAGTCAGGCCGTGGCTGAGCCCGATCCGGCGAGTCAGGCCGTGGCTGAGCCCGATCCGGCGAGTCAGGCCGTGGCTGAGCCCGATCCGGCGTCGGACGGTGCTCGGGAACGGACAACGGCCGGTGCCCCGGAACGGGTCAGACGCCCAGGAGGGTGCGCAGGTGGCGGGGTGGCGGGGAGCCATGGGCGAGCATGGCGTCGTGCCAGGCCTTGGGGGTGGCGCCGAACGGGCGGGCCGCGGCGATGGCCGCCACCTCGGTGTAGCCGACGAAGTAGGTCGAGAGCTGGGTCGATGTGAGCAACGCGCGGCGCCACTTGCCGGCGGCCTCGCCCTCCTCCTGGAAGCCGGCCCCCGTCATCAAGGCCATCGCCTCGGCTTCGGGCAGGTCGTCACAGTGGACGAGCTGGTCGATGATCGCGTTGAGGCTCATCCGCAGTTGCATCTTGAGCTGCTGCAGGCGCACCGGCAGGCCACCGAAGCCCAGGTCGGCCATCGCCTCCTCGGTGTAGACCGCCCAGCCCTCGACGAACGGGCCCGACCAGCCGAGCGCGCGCACCCTGGTCGCCGCCCGGAAACGCCGCGCGTGGGCGATCTGCAGGAAGTGGCCGGGCATCGCCTCGTGCACGGTCAGGTCGCGGATCATGTGGTCGTTGTATTCGCGGTAGAACGACTCGACGCGCTCGGCCGGCCAGTCGGACGGCGTCGGCGAGATGCAGTAGAAGGTGGGCACGTCGGCCGTCTCGAGCGGGCCCGGCGGGTCGCAATAGGCCACGGCGACGCCGCGCGCGAACTCCGGCATCTCCTCGATGACGCAGGGATCGTCGAGCAGCGTGACGACGTCGTGCTCGCGGACGAACTCGGTGGCCTCGGCCATCGTGACCTTGGCCAGGTCGAGAATGGTGTCGTCGGACGGATGCTGCGCGCCCAGGCTGTCGAGGGCCCGGCGCACCGTCTCGTCGGTGGCGGGGCCACCGGTCAGCTCGGCGGCCGCCTCCCGCAGGCTCTCGCCGACCCGTTCCAGATTGGCCCGGGCCCGGGACAGCACCTCGGCCGCGGGCAGCTCGGTGTCGAGCGTGTGCCACAGGCGGGCCTCCCACAGCCGGCGGCCCAGCCGCGGGTCGCGGCCGGGCTCGCCGCTGTCGACCCGGGCGCGCAGCCAGCCGTCGAACTCCTCGAGCGCCTTGAGCGCGGCCGCCGAGGACGGCTCGACGGCGCCGCGCATGCCCGGCTCCTGCTCGAGCAGGGCAGGCAGCTCGTCCCGGATCAGCGCGGCCGTGCCCGCGAACTGACCGATCGCCGTCTCGGCGTGGATGCGCGGCACGTCCCGCAGCACCGCCCGGGCCGTGGCCAGCGCGTCGGGAATCGCCGCCAGCCGGCCCCCCAGGCCGGCCAGCCTCTCCTCGGCCGGGGCGAACTGGCGGGAGATCAGCGCGTGCAGCAGCGGGCCGGGGTTGTGCTCCAGCGGATTCCACTCGTGCTCCCGCACGTCGCCCAGCTCGAACAGGCCACGCTCGGCCATCGCGCTCAGAATGGCGTGGTCGACCTGATCCTCCGGGTCGAGCGCGTCGGCATCGACACCGGAGAGCGCGTCGGTCGCGTCGCGGAGCATGGCGACCTGAGCGTCGACCGCGCCCGGGGACAGGTCGGGCAGGCGGTCGTCGAACCGGTGGTCACCCGCATAGGTGGCCAGCCCGGGGTTGCTTTCGAGCAGGGCGTCGACGATGCGCTCGGCGAGCGGTACGAACTCCGGCATGCCGTGAAACCTACTCGGCCGGTCCGACATTTTTGGGCTCCGCCGCCCGTACGGCCTCCGCGTACTCCAGCGCCGCGCGCCGCAAGGCCTGCTCGGCGTCGCCGCCCTCGGCCACGATCCGCAGCAGCCGCGCGCCGAGGTCGGTCCCCTCCGGCAACGGCACGTCGAGCCCGGCCCGATCCGTACGGTGAAGGATCTTGGCGGCCAGGGCGAGGGCGGGCTGGCTCAGTGCGATGCCGTCGAGCACCGAGTCGCGGGTCTTCTCGGCCTTCTTGATGCTCTCCCAGTTGCGGGTGATCTCCTCGATGTCGGTCACCTCGACCCCCGAGAACACGTGCGGGTTGCGCCGGATCATCTTGTCGACCAGGTCACCCGCGACGTCGTCGACGTTCCAGGCCTCGTCCGCGGGCAGTTCCTCGGCCAGCCGGGCGTGCAGCACGACCTGCAGCAGCACGTCGCCCAGCTCCTCGCGCAGCGCGTCGGTGTCGTCGGCCTCGATCGCGTCGTACGCCTCGTAACTCTCCTCGAGCAGATACGGAGCGAGCGAGCGGTGGGTCTGGGCCCGCTTCCAGGGGTCGCCGCCCGGGGAGGCCAGCCGGTCCATCACCGCCACGGCGTCGAGCAGCCGCGCCCCCGGCGGATCCCACGACCCGTAGATGAGTTCGAGCTCGGCCAGACCCGGCTCCCGCGCCAGCCGCAACCCCAAACTGCGTGCGAACGACTCGTCCCCGGTCGGCCCGGCCAGCCAGACCACCGCGGCGTCCTGCTGCCCCGCCGCGGTCGCCAGCTCGGCGATCAGCAGCTCGGGATCGCTCTCGACGACGGTGACCGGCACCCCGCTCTTGCGCAGCGCCTCGGCCTGCTCGCTCTCACCACCGGCGAAGACCGGATGCGCCCGCACCACATCCCAGGCGGCCGCGGTCAACAGCCCCGCAGGCAGACGCGGCGAGGTGACGAGCAGAAAGATCCGTGCGGTCATGCCGGCAACTCTGCCACCCCCGGTGTGCCACCACCTCCCCCACCCACCCTGGGGAGATGTGCGGACGTTACCGCTTGTCAACCCCGCGAACCGGGTTGTCCACAGGCCGCGGCGGCCCTGCTCGCGAGAGGTCGATCACAGTGCGGGAGCGACCTGATGGAGGGCGGATCGGGGCCGGCTGCCGGGCGCGCCATCAGGCCGGATGAGGAGGCCGCGGCGGGGTAGCGGGTGAGGCGACGTGCGGCGGGACAAACGGAGCAACGGGCCGGGCGGCAGACCGCGAGGCGGACCGGAGGGGGGGCAGGATCCGGATCGGACGAGCGGGCGGGGGCGGGCAGGTCAGGGCTGGACCAGGAAACGAAGCGGGCCCGGCCCCAAGAGGGAGCCGGACCCGTGGAAGACGCGTGGCCGATCAGGAGACGTCGGTGACGGTGCTCTTCGTGGACTCGCCCAGGGGGACCTCGACCAGGGGCTTCAGTTGGCCCTGCTGGGTCTGGAACTCCAGGACCGGGATGCCGAGCGGCTGATACCGCGGGTTGACCGTGATGTCCATCGTGCTGGTCAGTTCGGCTACTTCTTTGCGCACGGCCGCCGCTGTCTTGACCAGGGCCAGGTTCTCCGCCGGGAGCTGGGTCTTGAACTGGTCGAACGTCGTGCCCGCGGGGACCTCGTTGGACTGCAGCAGCACGGTGTAGACCTCGCGCAGGTCGTCTTCGGAGGCGTCGGGCGCGGCGGACTGGACCTTGGTGCGCAGCGCGCGCAGCAGGCCGTCGAATTCGGCGTAGAGCCGGACGTATTCGGCGGTCTGGGGCAGGCGCAGCTGGCTGGCGTAGTCGGCCAGCGGCAGGTCGGCCGGCAGCGTCACGTTTTCGCGTTCGGCCACGGCGGCCAGCACGTCGTGGCCGACCAGGGTGCGCACGATGTCGAGGCGGGTGATGGCCAGGGTGGGCGCCGCGCCGGAGGCGTCCGGCTGGCCGGCGGCCGCACTGGTCAGCGCGTCGGACGCGTTGTCCCAGACTTCCTGCACCCGGGCCTCGGTGACTTTGGCGCTGTCGCCCACGTAGGCGGCCACGGACGGCTCGGACCGGCAGGCCGAGAGCCCGCCCAGCCCGAGACAGGCAACGACGACGATGGATGCCAGTCGGCGAGCACGCTGCATGACACTGACTCTCTCACGTCGGTTATGAGCCAGATCACCCGGCCCCGGAAGAACGATCACTTGGCCAACGCCGGGGCCGGGACCTCGCCCAGCACGTCCTTGAGGAGCTGGGCGCACCATTCGAGCAGCGCCTGGTCGCGCAGCGGCTCGCCGCCGACGCGGCGGGTGCTGGGCCGGGGCACGCTCACCTGGTCGGTCGCGTGCTTGTAGACCGAGTCGGGGTGGTAGCGCTTGAGCCGCAGCTGCTTGGAGTCGGGCAGCGGCAGCGGCGAGAAGCGGATGTGTTTGCCCTGCATCGACACGTCGGTGAGGCCGTAGGCGCGGGCGATCTGCCGGAACCGGGCCACCGCGATGAGGTTGGCCACCTGGGCCGGCGGCTCGCCGTAGCGGTCGGTCATCTCGGCCACCACTTCGTCCAGTGCGGCGGAGTCGCGGGCTTCGGCCAGTTTCCGATACATCTCGAGGCGCAGCCGTTCGACCGAGATGTAGTCGACCGGCAGGTGCGCGTCGACCGGCAGATCGATCTTGACCTCGGCCTCCTCCTCGGGACGTTCGCCCTTGAACGCCGAGACGGCCTCGCCGACCATCCGCACGTACAGGTCGAAACCGACGCCCTCGATGTGGCCGGACTGCTCGCCGCCGAGCAGGTTGCCGGCGCCGCGGATCTCGAGGTCCTTCATCGCCACGTACATGCCCGCGCCGAGTTCGGTGTGCTGGGCGATGGTGGCCAGCCGCTCGTGGGCCTGCTCGGTGAGCGGCTTCTCGCGGGGGTAGAGGAAGTACGCGTACGCCCGTTCGCGGCCCCGGCCGACCCGGCCCCGGATCTGGTGCAGCTGGGCCAGGCCGAGCAGGTCGGCCCGTTCGACGATCAGCGTGTTGGCGTTCGGGATGTCGATGCCGGATTCGACGATCGTGGTGCAGACCAGCACGTCGAACTCCTTCTCCCAGAAGCCGACCATCACCTTCTCCAGCTGCTCCTCGCTCATCTGGCCGTGCGCGACCGCGACCCGGGCCTCGGGCACCAGCTCGCGCAGCCGGCGGGCCGCCTTGTCGATCGACTCGACCCGGTTGTGCAGGTAGAACACCTGGCCGTCGCGGAGCAGCTCGCGGTGGATGGAGGCGGCCACCTGCTTGTCGTCCTGCGCGCCGACGAACGTGAGCACCGGGTGGCGTTCCTCGGGCGGGGTGGCGATGGTCGACATCTCGCGGATGCCGGTGATGGCCATCTCCAGCGTACGAGGGATGGGGGTGGCCGACATCGTGAGCACGTCGACCGAGGCCCGCAACGCCTTGAGCTGCTCCTTGTGCTCGACGCCGAAGCGTTGCTCCTCGTCCACGATGATCAGGCCCAGGTTTTTGAACTTCGTCGAGTTGGCCAGCAGGCGGTGGGTGCCGATCACGATGTCGGCCGTGCCGTTGGCCGCCTCCTCCAGGGTCAGCCGGGCCTCGGACGGGGTCTGGAACCGGGACAGCTGCTTGATGGTCACCGGGAACTGGCTCATCCGCTCGGTGAACGTGTTGTAGTGCTGCTGGGCCAGCAGCGTGGTCGGCACGAGCACAGCGACCTGTTTGCCGTCCTGCACCGCCTTGAAAGCCGCCCGTACGGCGATCTCGGTCTTGCCGTAGCCGACGTCGCCACAGATCAGCCTGTCCATCGGGACCTGCAGCTCCATGTCGTGCTTGACCTCGATGATGGCCGACATCTGGTCGGGGGTCTCGGTGTAGGGGAAGGCGTCCTCCAGCTCGCGTTGCCACGGCGTGTCGGGACCGAACGAGTGGCCCTTGGAGGCTTGGCGGGCCGCGTAGAGCTGAATCAGCTGGGCCGCGATCTCCTTGACCGCCTTCTTGGCCCGCGCCTTGCTCTTCTGCCAGTCGGCGCCGCCCATCTTGTGCAGCGTGGGCGATTCGCCACCGACGTAGCGAGAGAGCTGGTCGAGCTGGTCGGTCGGCACGTAGAGCCGGTCGCCGGGCTGGCCCCGCTTGGACGCGGCGTATTCCAGCACGATGTATTCACGGTCGGCGCCGTTGACCGTGCGCTGCACCAGCTCGACGTAACGTCCGATGCCGTGCTGCTCGTGCACCACGAAGTCGCCCGGCTTGAGCTCGAGCGGGTCGATCGTGTTGCGCCGCCGCGACGGCATCTTGCGCATGTCTTTTGTGGACGCGCCGCGGCCGCCGGTGATGTCGTTGCCGGTGATCACGGCGAGCTGGGAGGCCGCGTCGACGAAGCCGTGGTTGAGCCCGCCGCAGGTGACGAGCAGCTGGCCGGGCTCGATCGGGGCCTCGATGGAGTCGGCCGGGGTGACGCCGAGACCCGCGTCGCGCAGCAACTCGGTGGCTCGCTGGGCGGTGCCGTGGCCCTCGAAGACCAGCGCGACGGCCCAGCCCGCGGCGGCCCATTCGTGCAGGTCGGCGGCGAGTTTGGCGGTGTCGCCGTGATAGAGCGGCACGGGCTGGGCGGCCAGGGCCACCGCGTCCCCCAGGTCGGGCGAGACCTCGACCTCGGCCTTCTCCAGCCACGGTTGATCCTCGGCCGGAGAAGGGGTGTCGGCCAGGCCGAACGGCGAAACCGTCCACCACGGCTGCGAGAGTGTCGCGGCATGCGCCCGTACGTCGGCCAGGGTCTTGAAAGCCACGGCGCCCACGTCGATCGGGGCCTGACCACCGACGGCGGCCGCCGCCCACGACGCCTCCAGGAACTCGTCGGACGTA from the Paractinoplanes abujensis genome contains:
- the eno gene encoding phosphopyruvate hydratase gives rise to the protein MATIEAIVAREILDSRGNPTVEVEVGLDDGTVGRAAVPSGASTGAFEAIELRDGDKGRYLGKGVEKAVSNVEDKIADELVGYEASEQRLIDQKMLDLDGTADKSELGANAILGVSLAVAKAAALSAELPLFRYVGGPNAAVLPVPMMNILNGGAHADSNVDVQEFMIAPIGAPTFREALRTGAEVYHALKSVLKKKGLSTGLGDEGGFAPSLPSNASALDLIAEAVQAAGFSLGSDIVLAMDVAATEFHKDGAYVFEGTPKSTDEMIAYYAKLAADYPIVSIEDPLSEEDWAGWSAMTGELGDKIQIVGDDLFVTNPTRIGRGIAESAANAVLVKVNQIGSLTETLDAVDLAHRAGFKTMMSHRSGETEDTTIADLAVAVGSGQIKTGAPARSDRVAKYNQLLRIEEQLEGAARYAGAGAFPRYRTA
- a CDS encoding PilZ domain-containing protein; the encoded protein is MSTPTLPADGSFIELTSYGETLPGVRVVHTEGPVLTLSLALDNVPPAGSTVTLRWATAPRGRYASLATVTAVDGNRVDVQLAGEASLEQSRDFVRGGGGEPIVLMLPEGPAQGFVRDLSERAVRAQFTDVEVQPGTDLTLRVQVGDEVVEFPAQTVKVSSMRQQIPRRGPMIVELVAVFTGTDEHSARVVRRYIMHEQLMARARSAASP
- a CDS encoding phosphotransferase, whose amino-acid sequence is MSPGPAAVLRLANGRQVFVKAVAASASSASHRFYRQEAVALAALPPGVPAPELIGAVEVDEWCALVMSVAAGVPAGPPWTDSGVRLVAAACETIAAVEAPPVLPPIAGLLTDLDGWHRLRTEHPDLLDPWEREHARALADRAAGWPEWTAGQTLVHQDIRADNAVLGAGGAVLVDWSFGCAGPAGSTGRGWPPTSSAVGIATGRRRPWRPPRACFRPGRGGSSRPSRGCGVIGRPCPRRRGIPLSVGGSGREPGPYGDCSRLCCGARGAGSTTQFGLATLQGEVPQRAGQGEHRRDAEHTDGQERPHPYSGGNDQRPDREDGASGRRTARPGRATRAPARRKRHVRRTGGGRSRARRSCLPP
- a CDS encoding DUF885 domain-containing protein — translated: MPEFVPLAERIVDALLESNPGLATYAGDHRFDDRLPDLSPGAVDAQVAMLRDATDALSGVDADALDPEDQVDHAILSAMAERGLFELGDVREHEWNPLEHNPGPLLHALISRQFAPAEERLAGLGGRLAAIPDALATARAVLRDVPRIHAETAIGQFAGTAALIRDELPALLEQEPGMRGAVEPSSAAALKALEEFDGWLRARVDSGEPGRDPRLGRRLWEARLWHTLDTELPAAEVLSRARANLERVGESLREAAAELTGGPATDETVRRALDSLGAQHPSDDTILDLAKVTMAEATEFVREHDVVTLLDDPCVIEEMPEFARGVAVAYCDPPGPLETADVPTFYCISPTPSDWPAERVESFYREYNDHMIRDLTVHEAMPGHFLQIAHARRFRAATRVRALGWSGPFVEGWAVYTEEAMADLGFGGLPVRLQQLKMQLRMSLNAIIDQLVHCDDLPEAEAMALMTGAGFQEEGEAAGKWRRALLTSTQLSTYFVGYTEVAAIAAARPFGATPKAWHDAMLAHGSPPPRHLRTLLGV
- a CDS encoding MazG family protein; this translates as MTARIFLLVTSPRLPAGLLTAAAWDVVRAHPVFAGGESEQAEALRKSGVPVTVVESDPELLIAELATAAGQQDAAVVWLAGPTGDESFARSLGLRLAREPGLAELELIYGSWDPPGARLLDAVAVMDRLASPGGDPWKRAQTHRSLAPYLLEESYEAYDAIEADDTDALREELGDVLLQVVLHARLAEELPADEAWNVDDVAGDLVDKMIRRNPHVFSGVEVTDIEEITRNWESIKKAEKTRDSVLDGIALSQPALALAAKILHRTDRAGLDVPLPEGTDLGARLLRIVAEGGDAEQALRRAALEYAEAVRAAEPKNVGPAE
- the mfd gene encoding transcription-repair coupling factor; translated protein: MQLSGLIPAALRDRGLARARDLARQAYAESDALDLTAPASLRPFVVAAVAGAAEIGGAGRPVLAVTATTREADDLADALGCLISPSRVAVFPSWETLPHERLSPRSDTVGRRLAVLRRLAHPGSDPVQVVVAPVRSVLQPQLKGLGDLEPVELTTGGSAELEEVARRLADMAYARVDLVTKRGEFAVRGGILDVFPPTDEHPSRVEFWGDEVEEIRTFAVADQRTIDPVTSLWAPPCRELLLTSDVRAKAASLAADHPELAEILDKLAEGIPVEGMESLAPALLDGTGSMELLIDCMPAGTHVLLCDPERIRTRAHDLTRTSDEFLEASWAAAAVGGQAPIDVGAVAFKTLADVRAHAATLSQPWWTVSPFGLADTPSPAEDQPWLEKAEVEVSPDLGDAVALAAQPVPLYHGDTAKLAADLHEWAAAGWAVALVFEGHGTAQRATELLRDAGLGVTPADSIEAPIEPGQLLVTCGGLNHGFVDAASQLAVITGNDITGGRGASTKDMRKMPSRRRNTIDPLELKPGDFVVHEQHGIGRYVELVQRTVNGADREYIVLEYAASKRGQPGDRLYVPTDQLDQLSRYVGGESPTLHKMGGADWQKSKARAKKAVKEIAAQLIQLYAARQASKGHSFGPDTPWQRELEDAFPYTETPDQMSAIIEVKHDMELQVPMDRLICGDVGYGKTEIAVRAAFKAVQDGKQVAVLVPTTLLAQQHYNTFTERMSQFPVTIKQLSRFQTPSEARLTLEEAANGTADIVIGTHRLLANSTKFKNLGLIIVDEEQRFGVEHKEQLKALRASVDVLTMSATPIPRTLEMAITGIREMSTIATPPEERHPVLTFVGAQDDKQVAASIHRELLRDGQVFYLHNRVESIDKAARRLRELVPEARVAVAHGQMSEEQLEKVMVGFWEKEFDVLVCTTIVESGIDIPNANTLIVERADLLGLAQLHQIRGRVGRGRERAYAYFLYPREKPLTEQAHERLATIAQHTELGAGMYVAMKDLEIRGAGNLLGGEQSGHIEGVGFDLYVRMVGEAVSAFKGERPEEEAEVKIDLPVDAHLPVDYISVERLRLEMYRKLAEARDSAALDEVVAEMTDRYGEPPAQVANLIAVARFRQIARAYGLTDVSMQGKHIRFSPLPLPDSKQLRLKRYHPDSVYKHATDQVSVPRPSTRRVGGEPLRDQALLEWCAQLLKDVLGEVPAPALAK